One stretch of Variovorax sp. TBS-050B DNA includes these proteins:
- a CDS encoding tripartite tricarboxylate transporter permease, whose protein sequence is MELFEHLSMGFGVAFTFTNLLYCLAGCILGTLIGVLPGIGPVATIAMLLPATYALPPVSALIMLAGIYYGAQYGGSTTAILVNLPGESSSVVTVIDGYQMARKGRAGPALAAAGLGSFFAGCVGTLILAAFAPPLTELAFKFGPAEYFSLMILGLIGAVVLASGSLLKAIGMIVLGLLLGLVGTDVNSGVARFSFDIPELTDGIGFVAIAMGVFGYGEIIANLSRPDDEREVFTAKVSGLFPTKDDFKRMIPAVLRGTALGSSLGILPGGGALLSAFAAYTIEKKTRLQPGEVPFGKGNIRGVAAPEAANNAGAQTSFIPLLTLGIPPNAVMALMVGAMTIHNIQPGPQVMTSNPELFWGLIASMWIGNAMLVILNLPLIGLWIKLLTVPYKFLFPAIVLFCAIGVYSTNNNTWDIWMVGIFGFVGYTFFKLGCEPAPLLLGFILGPMMEENLRRSLLLSRGDWSVFVTRPISLGLLLAAALLLVIVLLPAVKAKREEAFVED, encoded by the coding sequence ATGGAACTGTTTGAACACCTCTCGATGGGTTTTGGCGTTGCCTTTACCTTCACCAACCTGCTCTACTGCCTCGCCGGCTGCATCCTGGGCACGCTGATCGGCGTGCTGCCGGGCATCGGCCCGGTCGCGACCATCGCGATGCTGCTGCCCGCCACCTATGCGCTGCCGCCCGTGTCGGCGCTGATCATGCTGGCCGGCATCTACTACGGCGCGCAATACGGCGGCTCGACCACCGCCATCCTGGTCAACCTGCCGGGCGAATCGTCCTCGGTGGTGACCGTGATCGACGGCTACCAGATGGCGCGCAAGGGCCGTGCAGGTCCTGCCCTCGCGGCGGCCGGCCTCGGTTCGTTCTTCGCCGGTTGCGTGGGCACGCTGATCCTCGCGGCCTTCGCGCCGCCGCTGACCGAGCTGGCCTTCAAGTTCGGCCCGGCCGAATACTTCTCGCTGATGATCCTGGGCCTGATCGGCGCGGTGGTGCTGGCTTCGGGCTCGCTGCTCAAGGCCATCGGCATGATCGTGCTCGGCCTGCTGCTCGGCCTCGTCGGCACCGACGTGAACTCGGGCGTCGCGCGCTTCAGTTTCGACATTCCCGAACTGACCGACGGCATCGGCTTCGTCGCGATCGCCATGGGCGTGTTCGGCTACGGCGAAATCATTGCCAACCTCTCGCGCCCCGACGACGAGCGCGAAGTGTTCACCGCCAAGGTCTCGGGCCTGTTCCCGACCAAGGACGACTTCAAGCGCATGATCCCCGCCGTGCTGCGCGGTACCGCGCTGGGCTCGTCGCTGGGCATCCTGCCGGGCGGCGGCGCACTGCTGTCGGCCTTCGCGGCCTACACGATCGAGAAGAAGACCCGACTGCAGCCCGGCGAAGTGCCCTTCGGCAAGGGCAACATCCGCGGCGTGGCGGCCCCCGAGGCGGCCAACAACGCCGGTGCGCAGACTTCCTTCATCCCGCTGCTGACGCTGGGCATTCCGCCCAACGCGGTGATGGCGCTGATGGTGGGCGCGATGACCATCCACAACATCCAGCCCGGCCCGCAGGTGATGACCAGCAACCCCGAGCTGTTCTGGGGCCTGATCGCCTCGATGTGGATCGGCAACGCGATGCTCGTGATCCTGAACCTGCCGCTGATCGGCCTGTGGATCAAGCTGCTGACGGTGCCCTACAAGTTCCTGTTCCCGGCCATCGTGCTGTTCTGCGCCATCGGCGTGTACTCCACGAACAACAACACCTGGGACATCTGGATGGTCGGCATCTTCGGCTTCGTGGGCTACACCTTCTTCAAGCTGGGTTGCGAGCCGGCGCCGCTGCTGCTGGGCTTCATCCTCGGGCCGATGATGGAAGAGAACCTGCGCCGCTCGCTGCTGCTGTCGCGCGGCGACTGGAGCGTGTTCGTCACGCGCCCGATCTCGCTCGGCCTGCTGCTGGCCGCGGCACTGCTGCTCGTGATCGTGCTGCTGCCGGCCGTCAAGGCCAAGCGCGAAGAAGCCTTCGTCGAGGATTGA
- a CDS encoding tripartite tricarboxylate transporter substrate binding protein — protein MKRIQFLHGLAAAFCMAASTASLAQQGYPAKPVRLIVPFPAAGATDLFARTLGQKMSEKLGTTLVVDNKPGAGGAIGSDLAAKAPADGYTLLLATTSTHSIGPAITSRLPYDTVRDFTPIAHVGEAPSIMLVPVNSPAKNVREWVDYAKKNPGKLNYASSGNGTIVQLTAELFKSQAGVFVTHIPYKGTALAIPDLISGKVDVLFDSLPTGMPHVRDGRLRALGVTSLKRSPLAPELPAIAETLPGFESNTWFGFYGPKGLPADVVARVNKAANEALADPEVKEKLSRLGIEPATPGTPEQFAKMVATDAAKWKKIVVERKITND, from the coding sequence ATGAAAAGAATCCAGTTCCTCCATGGCCTCGCGGCGGCGTTCTGCATGGCCGCATCGACGGCCAGCCTGGCGCAGCAGGGCTACCCGGCCAAGCCGGTGCGGCTGATCGTGCCGTTCCCGGCCGCCGGTGCCACCGATCTCTTCGCGCGCACGCTGGGCCAGAAGATGAGCGAGAAGCTCGGCACCACGCTGGTCGTCGACAACAAGCCCGGCGCCGGCGGCGCCATCGGCTCCGACCTGGCGGCGAAGGCACCGGCCGACGGCTACACGCTGCTGCTGGCCACCACCAGCACCCATTCGATCGGCCCGGCCATCACGAGCCGGCTGCCCTACGACACGGTGCGCGACTTCACGCCCATCGCCCACGTGGGCGAGGCGCCGAGCATCATGCTGGTGCCGGTCAATTCGCCCGCGAAGAACGTGCGCGAATGGGTCGACTACGCGAAGAAGAACCCCGGCAAGCTCAACTACGCATCGAGCGGCAACGGCACCATCGTGCAGCTCACGGCGGAGCTCTTCAAGTCGCAGGCCGGCGTGTTCGTGACGCACATTCCGTACAAGGGCACCGCGCTGGCCATTCCCGACCTGATCAGCGGCAAGGTCGACGTGCTGTTCGACTCGCTGCCCACGGGCATGCCGCACGTGCGCGACGGGCGCCTCCGTGCGCTCGGCGTGACCAGCCTCAAGCGCAGCCCGCTCGCGCCCGAGCTGCCGGCCATCGCCGAGACCCTGCCGGGCTTCGAGTCGAACACCTGGTTCGGCTTCTATGGCCCGAAGGGGCTGCCCGCCGACGTCGTGGCGCGCGTCAACAAGGCGGCCAACGAGGCGCTGGCCGATCCCGAAGTGAAGGAGAAGCTCTCGCGCCTGGGCATCGAGCCCGCGACGCCCGGCACGCCCGAGCAGTTCGCGAAGATGGTGGCGACCGACGCCGCCAAGTGGAAGAAGATCGTGGTCGAACGCAAGATCACGAATGACTAG
- a CDS encoding LysR family transcriptional regulator: MTRLATEAVSLQQLRALAAVAESGSFTRAAETLQLTQPAISHLVKRMEEELGQPLVVRGRRIQLTGAGQLMAETAVRALRLIDESVEACRSQSQLREGRVVLAVGHLTAGALLPPMLERFSHAHPTLAATLLDSTAEQMISRILSQEADLGFGSDIGQKHSELATEPLFTERMALFVRDDHPLAQRVVVDARHLEALPFIHVNPDANVWRAVSRQLSSMANVYPRVVHHVSMLSTAFGLIQAGAGVALLPRYVEVLMPGNLRAVAVTRPVLEYPVVAIRLAKHPLTPAAMAFLAMARQHMKPPRANNNKP; encoded by the coding sequence ATGACAAGACTCGCGACGGAAGCGGTCTCGCTGCAGCAGCTCCGGGCGCTCGCGGCGGTGGCCGAATCGGGCAGCTTCACGCGCGCGGCCGAGACCCTGCAGCTCACGCAGCCGGCGATCAGCCACCTCGTCAAGCGCATGGAGGAAGAGCTCGGGCAGCCGCTGGTGGTGCGGGGGCGCCGCATCCAGCTCACCGGCGCCGGCCAGCTGATGGCCGAGACCGCCGTGCGCGCGCTGCGGCTCATCGATGAATCGGTCGAGGCGTGCCGTTCGCAGTCGCAGTTGCGCGAGGGCCGCGTGGTGCTTGCGGTCGGCCACCTGACCGCGGGTGCGCTGCTGCCGCCGATGCTCGAGCGCTTCTCGCACGCGCATCCCACCCTTGCCGCGACCCTGCTCGACAGTACGGCCGAGCAGATGATCTCGCGCATCCTGTCGCAGGAGGCCGACCTCGGCTTCGGCTCCGACATCGGGCAGAAGCATTCGGAGCTCGCGACCGAGCCGCTCTTCACCGAGCGCATGGCGCTGTTCGTGCGCGACGACCATCCGCTCGCGCAGCGCGTGGTGGTCGATGCGCGCCACCTGGAGGCGCTGCCCTTCATCCACGTCAATCCCGATGCCAACGTGTGGCGCGCCGTGAGCCGTCAGCTCTCGAGCATGGCCAACGTGTACCCGCGCGTGGTGCATCACGTCTCGATGCTCTCCACCGCCTTCGGCCTGATCCAGGCCGGCGCCGGCGTGGCGCTGCTGCCGCGCTACGTGGAAGTGCTGATGCCCGGCAACCTGCGCGCCGTGGCCGTGACCCGGCCGGTGCTCGAATACCCGGTGGTCGCGATCCGCCTCGCCAAGCATCCGCTCACGCCCGCGGCGATGGCCTTCCTCGCGATGGCAAGGCAGCACATGAAGCCCCCGAGAGCGAACAACAACAAGCCCTGA
- a CDS encoding SDR family oxidoreductase, translated as MDLGIAGRTALVCGASKGLGYGCAEALVREGVNVVIVARGAEALEAAAKKLAEAAGPGGPFVKHVAADITTEAGRAAVFALGHDFDIVVTNAGGPPPGDFRNWNREAWIKAVDANMLTPIELIKATVDGMAKRGFGRIVNITSSSVKSPIDILGLSNGARSGLTGFVAGVARTAIAAQGVTINNLLPGSFDTDRLKGTMAGTAQKTGQDFDTVWEARKKNIPARRFGTPAEFGAICAFLCSMQAGYMTGQNVLADGGAYPGTY; from the coding sequence ATGGATTTGGGCATTGCAGGCAGGACCGCGCTGGTGTGCGGCGCGAGCAAGGGGCTGGGCTACGGTTGCGCCGAGGCGCTGGTGCGCGAGGGCGTGAACGTGGTCATCGTGGCGCGCGGCGCCGAGGCGCTGGAGGCGGCTGCCAAAAAGCTGGCCGAGGCGGCCGGCCCGGGCGGCCCCTTCGTCAAGCACGTGGCCGCCGACATCACGACCGAGGCCGGCCGCGCCGCCGTGTTCGCGCTCGGCCACGACTTCGACATCGTCGTCACCAACGCCGGCGGCCCGCCGCCCGGCGACTTCCGCAACTGGAACCGCGAGGCCTGGATCAAGGCCGTCGATGCCAACATGCTCACGCCGATCGAGCTCATCAAGGCCACGGTGGACGGCATGGCGAAGCGCGGCTTCGGCCGCATCGTGAACATCACCTCGAGTTCGGTGAAGTCGCCGATCGACATCCTGGGCCTGTCGAACGGCGCGCGCAGCGGCCTCACCGGCTTCGTGGCTGGCGTGGCGCGCACGGCGATCGCGGCGCAGGGCGTGACCATCAACAACCTGCTGCCGGGTTCCTTCGACACCGACCGCCTCAAGGGCACGATGGCGGGCACGGCGCAGAAGACCGGGCAGGACTTCGACACCGTCTGGGAAGCGCGCAAGAAGAACATTCCCGCCAGGCGCTTCGGCACGCCGGCCGAGTTCGGCGCGATCTGCGCCTTCCTGTGCAGCATGCAGGCGGGCTACATGACCGGCCAGAACGTGCTGGCCGACGGCGGCGCCTACCCCGGCACCTACTGA
- a CDS encoding DMT family transporter has protein sequence MQTQRLSPSTVFLLTVPPLLWAGNAVVGRLVRDLVSPLTLNFVRWVIAFALLLPLAWPILRRGSALWPHWRRYAVLGLLGIGCYNAFQYLALQTSTPINVTLVGSSLPLWMLATGTLFFGARVSGREVGGALLSMLGVLLVLSRGEWQQLLALRLVPGDLYMIAGTISWAFYSWFLVRTHQPAGIRQDWAAFLMAQLVFGLGWSGALAAGEWAVAAAHVDVGWPLAAAMLFIGVGPAVVAYRCWGTGVQRAGPQAASIFMNLTPLFAAVLSAAFLREPPHWYHGVAFLLIVGGIVVSSRR, from the coding sequence ATGCAGACCCAGCGCCTCTCGCCGTCCACCGTCTTCCTCCTCACCGTGCCGCCGCTGCTGTGGGCCGGCAATGCCGTGGTCGGCCGCCTCGTGCGCGATCTGGTCTCACCGCTGACGCTGAACTTCGTGCGCTGGGTCATCGCCTTCGCGCTGCTGCTGCCGCTGGCCTGGCCGATCCTGCGCCGCGGCAGCGCGCTGTGGCCGCACTGGAGGCGCTACGCCGTGCTCGGGCTGCTCGGCATCGGCTGCTACAACGCCTTCCAGTACCTCGCGCTGCAGACCTCGACGCCGATCAACGTCACGCTGGTGGGATCGAGCCTGCCGCTGTGGATGCTGGCGACGGGCACGCTGTTCTTCGGCGCGCGCGTGAGCGGCCGCGAGGTCGGCGGGGCGCTGCTCTCGATGCTCGGCGTGCTGCTGGTGCTGAGCCGCGGCGAATGGCAGCAGCTGCTCGCGCTGCGGCTGGTGCCGGGCGACCTCTACATGATCGCGGGCACCATCTCCTGGGCCTTCTACAGCTGGTTCCTGGTGCGCACGCACCAGCCCGCGGGCATCCGGCAGGACTGGGCCGCCTTCCTGATGGCGCAGCTGGTGTTCGGCCTCGGATGGTCGGGCGCGCTGGCCGCGGGCGAATGGGCCGTGGCGGCCGCGCACGTCGACGTCGGCTGGCCACTGGCCGCGGCGATGCTGTTCATCGGCGTCGGCCCGGCGGTGGTGGCCTACCGCTGCTGGGGCACCGGCGTCCAGCGCGCGGGCCCGCAGGCGGCCAGCATCTTCATGAACCTCACGCCGCTGTTCGCGGCCGTGCTGTCGGCCGCCTTCCTGCGCGAGCCGCCGCACTGGTACCACGGCGTCGCCTTCCTGCTGATCGTGGGCGGGATCGTGGTGTCGTCGCGGCGCTGA
- a CDS encoding gamma-glutamyltransferase family protein, whose product MNFDFANPYPTTRIPVFARNVVSTSHPLASQAGLRMLQQGGNAVDAAIATAAVMTLVEPVSNGLGSDAFCILWDGKELHGLNASGRAPQAWTPEYFKAKYGADATTPPMRGIDSVTVPGAVRGWVALSERFGKLPFADLLAPAIDIAERGYLVPPVVQQKWAAATPVLEGQAGFAQAFMPRGRAPEVGELFRFAAAARALKAIARTKGEAYYSGEIAEALAKFSKQQGGALTVADLSAYQPEWVQPISRDYRGHTLHEIPPNGQGIAALIALGILEKFDIASLPVDSVASQHLQIEAMKLAFADVYRYVSEPSSMTVTPAQMLDDAYLASRARLIDVKKAQDFKAGNPVKGGTIYLTAADERGMMVSFIQSNYMGFGSGCVEPEFGISLQNRGHGFSLNAESPNVVAPGKRPFHTIIPAFLTKDGQPVMSFGVMGGNMQPQGHMQTLVRMLDYRQNPQAACDAPRWRFNAGLEINVEAAMNPATVQGLRELGHQLEVINDSYQDFGAGQFIWLAGDASVEGYVAASDARRDGQAAGY is encoded by the coding sequence ATGAACTTCGATTTCGCCAATCCCTATCCCACCACCCGCATCCCCGTCTTCGCGCGCAACGTGGTGTCGACCTCGCATCCGCTCGCCTCGCAGGCCGGGCTGCGCATGCTGCAGCAGGGCGGCAATGCCGTCGATGCGGCCATCGCCACGGCCGCGGTCATGACGCTGGTCGAGCCGGTGAGCAACGGCCTCGGCAGCGATGCCTTCTGCATCCTGTGGGACGGCAAGGAGCTGCACGGCCTCAATGCCTCGGGCCGGGCGCCCCAGGCGTGGACCCCCGAGTACTTCAAGGCCAAGTACGGCGCCGACGCCACCACGCCGCCGATGCGCGGCATCGATTCGGTCACGGTGCCGGGCGCGGTGCGCGGCTGGGTCGCGCTGAGCGAGCGCTTCGGCAAGCTGCCGTTCGCGGACCTGCTCGCGCCGGCCATCGACATCGCCGAGCGCGGCTACCTCGTGCCGCCCGTGGTGCAGCAGAAGTGGGCCGCCGCCACGCCGGTGCTCGAAGGGCAGGCGGGCTTCGCGCAGGCCTTCATGCCGCGCGGCCGTGCGCCCGAGGTCGGCGAACTGTTCCGCTTCGCGGCGGCCGCGCGCGCGCTCAAGGCCATCGCCCGCACCAAGGGCGAGGCCTACTACAGCGGCGAGATCGCCGAGGCGCTCGCGAAGTTCTCGAAGCAGCAGGGCGGCGCGCTGACGGTGGCCGACCTCTCGGCCTACCAGCCCGAGTGGGTCCAGCCGATCTCGCGCGACTACCGCGGCCACACGCTGCACGAGATCCCGCCCAACGGCCAGGGCATCGCGGCGCTGATCGCGCTCGGCATCCTCGAGAAGTTCGACATCGCTTCGCTGCCGGTCGACTCGGTGGCCTCGCAGCATCTGCAGATCGAGGCGATGAAGCTCGCCTTCGCCGACGTGTACCGCTACGTCTCGGAGCCATCGTCGATGACGGTGACCCCCGCGCAAATGCTCGATGACGCCTACCTCGCCTCGCGTGCGAGACTCATCGACGTGAAGAAGGCACAGGATTTCAAGGCCGGCAATCCCGTGAAGGGCGGCACCATCTACCTCACGGCCGCCGACGAGCGCGGCATGATGGTGAGCTTCATCCAGAGCAACTACATGGGCTTCGGCTCGGGCTGCGTGGAGCCCGAATTCGGCATCAGCCTGCAGAACCGCGGCCACGGCTTCAGCCTGAACGCCGAGAGCCCCAACGTGGTGGCGCCCGGCAAGCGGCCGTTCCACACGATCATTCCGGCCTTCCTCACCAAGGACGGCCAGCCGGTGATGAGCTTCGGCGTCATGGGCGGCAACATGCAGCCGCAGGGCCACATGCAGACGCTGGTGCGCATGCTCGACTACCGCCAGAACCCGCAGGCCGCCTGCGACGCGCCGCGCTGGCGCTTCAACGCCGGGCTCGAGATCAACGTCGAGGCCGCGATGAACCCCGCCACCGTGCAGGGCCTGCGCGAACTCGGCCACCAGCTCGAGGTGATCAACGACTCCTACCAGGACTTCGGCGCGGGCCAGTTCATCTGGCTGGCGGGCGATGCCTCGGTGGAAGGCTACGTGGCCGCGAGCGACGCGCGCCGCGACGGCCAGGCCGCAGGATACTGA
- a CDS encoding response regulator transcription factor: MDTVRAFIVEDNPIIRENLVGTLREVARVDPVGEASTQGDGTRWLTRNPSQWDLAIVDLFLKDGTGFSVLEACRNREPAQKMVVLSNHLTPEMRRKCAQLGADAAFDKATEIDDLIDFCLGRREALFARAH, translated from the coding sequence ATGGACACCGTCAGAGCCTTCATCGTCGAGGACAACCCCATCATCCGCGAGAACCTCGTGGGCACGCTGCGCGAGGTGGCCCGCGTCGACCCCGTGGGCGAGGCCTCGACCCAGGGCGACGGCACGCGCTGGCTCACGCGCAATCCTTCGCAGTGGGACCTCGCCATCGTCGACCTGTTCCTCAAGGACGGCACCGGCTTCAGCGTGCTCGAGGCCTGCCGCAACCGCGAGCCGGCGCAGAAGATGGTGGTGCTCAGCAACCACCTGACGCCCGAGATGCGCCGCAAGTGCGCGCAGCTCGGCGCCGACGCGGCCTTCGACAAGGCGACCGAGATCGACGACCTGATCGATTTCTGCCTCGGGCGGCGCGAGGCGCTGTTCGCGCGCGCCCACTGA
- a CDS encoding DUF5672 family protein has translation MNAGAPFEKITLVSVTGLPDATGAAMALQLSLAQMPGARALLCSPRMPPDLAPGIAHRAIAPLNYHEYGWFMMFALWRVVQTEFALVVQEDGWVVDAGNWQDAFFDYDYIGAPIHLARIDGPQGTYWRNGFEWAEDMARPGHVVTPVQNGGFSLRSRRFMRALVDHPQIRVEIPPPDVVDGEPLRMHWHHKALLEDVQLSGVLRPALEAVGMRFAPLELARRFAIEHAAPQLHQGYDAMRLFGHHAKVRQLARLSPLTLRSLVPLSMLDQWWGERDILRMFEQRGYRIEFAPEPEAPAPAAASRRVYDCFTYNGEADVLAIRLHELSEVVDCFVIVEADRTFSGEAKPFRFDAADPRIAPFVPRIRYVRVQDMPVVDGTADAEAVVGDWWSDTPRSGFWIREKFQRNQIMRGLHDAAAHDLVLVSDVDEIPRAGAVCAMRDDRRHEVYGLQLAFYYFYANYRNVEGPEAASVWTVAATRARLDALTPDQLRMRVRSGAQPALILADAGWHLSYLAMDEAAVRVKIRGFAHQEYNAPEFLAAIDIPALLASGRDLYGRPGYAWRVVGRDEAPAWLAGQPGLSHLFAPAPSGAARSGGRS, from the coding sequence GTGAACGCCGGGGCGCCGTTCGAGAAGATCACGCTGGTCTCGGTCACCGGCCTGCCCGACGCCACCGGCGCCGCCATGGCGCTGCAGCTGAGCCTGGCGCAGATGCCCGGCGCGCGGGCGCTGCTGTGCAGCCCGCGCATGCCGCCCGATCTCGCGCCCGGCATCGCACACCGCGCGATCGCGCCGCTGAACTACCACGAGTACGGCTGGTTCATGATGTTCGCGCTCTGGCGCGTGGTGCAGACCGAGTTCGCGCTCGTGGTGCAGGAGGACGGCTGGGTCGTCGATGCCGGCAACTGGCAGGACGCGTTCTTCGACTACGACTACATCGGCGCGCCGATCCATCTCGCGCGCATCGACGGGCCGCAGGGCACCTACTGGCGCAACGGCTTCGAATGGGCCGAGGACATGGCCAGGCCCGGCCACGTGGTCACGCCGGTCCAGAACGGCGGCTTCAGCCTGCGCAGCCGGCGCTTCATGCGCGCGCTGGTCGACCATCCGCAGATCCGCGTGGAGATTCCGCCGCCCGACGTGGTGGACGGCGAGCCGCTGCGGATGCACTGGCACCACAAGGCGCTGCTCGAGGACGTACAGCTCAGCGGCGTGCTGCGGCCCGCGCTCGAGGCCGTGGGGATGCGCTTCGCGCCGCTGGAGCTGGCGCGCCGCTTCGCGATCGAGCATGCGGCGCCGCAACTGCACCAGGGCTACGACGCCATGCGGCTGTTCGGCCACCATGCCAAGGTGCGGCAGCTCGCGCGCCTGTCGCCGCTCACGCTGCGTTCGCTGGTGCCGCTGTCCATGCTCGACCAGTGGTGGGGCGAGCGCGACATCCTGCGCATGTTCGAGCAGCGGGGCTACCGCATCGAGTTCGCGCCCGAGCCCGAAGCGCCCGCGCCGGCCGCCGCGTCGCGCAGGGTCTACGACTGCTTCACCTACAACGGCGAGGCGGACGTGCTCGCGATCCGGCTGCACGAGCTCTCCGAGGTGGTCGACTGCTTCGTGATCGTCGAGGCCGACCGCACCTTCAGCGGCGAGGCCAAGCCGTTTCGCTTCGACGCGGCCGACCCGCGCATCGCGCCCTTCGTGCCGCGCATCCGCTATGTGCGCGTGCAGGACATGCCGGTGGTCGATGGCACGGCCGATGCCGAGGCGGTGGTGGGCGACTGGTGGTCCGATACGCCGCGCAGCGGCTTCTGGATCCGCGAGAAGTTCCAGCGCAACCAGATCATGCGCGGCCTGCACGATGCCGCCGCGCACGATCTCGTGCTGGTCTCCGACGTGGACGAGATTCCCCGCGCCGGCGCCGTGTGTGCCATGCGCGACGACCGCCGCCACGAGGTCTACGGGCTGCAGCTGGCCTTCTACTACTTCTACGCCAACTACCGCAACGTCGAAGGCCCCGAGGCCGCGTCGGTATGGACGGTGGCCGCCACGCGTGCGCGGCTCGACGCCCTCACGCCCGACCAGTTGCGCATGCGGGTGCGCAGCGGCGCGCAGCCGGCGCTGATCCTGGCCGACGCCGGCTGGCACCTGTCCTACCTCGCGATGGACGAGGCCGCCGTGCGCGTCAAGATCCGCGGCTTCGCGCACCAGGAGTACAACGCGCCCGAATTCCTCGCGGCGATCGACATTCCGGCGCTGCTGGCCTCGGGCAGGGATCTCTACGGCCGGCCGGGCTATGCATGGCGCGTGGTCGGACGCGACGAGGCGCCTGCGTGGCTGGCCGGCCAGCCGGGCCTGTCGCATCTGTTCGCACCGGCGCCGTCCGGGGCGGCGCGCTCTGGCGGGAGGTCTTGA
- a CDS encoding Na/Pi cotransporter family protein: MKHLLNLLAAVALLVWGTQLVRTGVLRVFGANLRKILVQSMRNRFTAALSGIGVTALVQSSTATSLMTSSFVGQGLITLPAALAVMRGADIGTALISVLFSADLSWLSPMFIFVGVVLFISRASSPAGRVGRVLIGLGLMLLALQLVVAATEPLFSAPAVRALLASLNSDVLLEITIGAALAIVAYSSLAVVLLVAAMASSNVVPLDVALGLVLGANLGSGLLAVLTTAKSAMPVRQVTVGNLVFKALGVAVVAPFIGLWLRHVQPQIPNATHGVVLFHLAFNVVISVGFIGLTQWVAKLVTKMLPVPTQPAASMRPHHLDPSALPTPSLAISNAAREALHQADVVETMLIGTLDVIRNNDLRLAQELRQLDDTVDELYSAIKYYMTRISREALGEEESRRWTDIISFTINMEQIGDIIERVIIDIEDKKIKPQRNFSEAGMAEIVELHGRLVANLRLSMSVFLNGNVRDAQKLLEEKARFRDLERAYASTHLDRLSDRTTLSIETSSLHIDLISDLKRINSHICSIAYPILESAGALAPSRLRESRLGKIEGS, encoded by the coding sequence ATGAAGCATCTCCTGAACCTGCTTGCCGCAGTCGCACTGCTGGTGTGGGGCACGCAACTCGTGCGCACGGGCGTGCTGCGCGTGTTCGGCGCCAACCTGCGCAAGATCCTGGTCCAGAGCATGCGCAACCGGTTCACGGCCGCGCTGTCGGGCATCGGCGTGACGGCGCTGGTGCAGTCGAGCACCGCCACTTCGCTGATGACCTCCTCCTTCGTGGGGCAGGGTCTGATCACGCTGCCGGCGGCGCTCGCGGTGATGCGCGGGGCCGACATCGGCACGGCGCTGATCTCGGTGCTGTTCTCGGCCGACCTGTCCTGGCTGTCGCCGATGTTCATCTTCGTCGGCGTGGTGCTGTTCATCTCGCGCGCCTCCAGCCCGGCGGGGCGGGTGGGCCGGGTGCTGATCGGCCTGGGGCTGATGCTGCTGGCGCTGCAGCTCGTGGTGGCGGCGACCGAGCCGCTGTTCTCGGCGCCGGCCGTGCGTGCGCTGCTGGCCTCGCTCAACAGCGACGTGCTGCTCGAGATCACCATCGGCGCGGCGCTCGCGATCGTGGCCTATTCGAGCCTGGCGGTGGTGCTGCTGGTGGCGGCCATGGCGAGCTCGAACGTGGTGCCGCTCGACGTCGCGCTCGGGCTGGTGCTCGGCGCCAACCTGGGCAGCGGCCTGCTGGCCGTGCTGACCACGGCCAAGTCGGCCATGCCGGTGCGGCAGGTCACGGTGGGCAACCTGGTCTTCAAGGCGCTCGGCGTTGCCGTGGTCGCGCCGTTCATCGGCCTCTGGCTGCGCCACGTGCAGCCGCAGATACCCAATGCCACGCACGGCGTGGTGCTGTTCCACCTGGCGTTCAACGTGGTCATCAGCGTGGGCTTCATCGGCCTCACGCAATGGGTCGCGAAGCTGGTCACGAAGATGCTGCCGGTGCCCACGCAGCCGGCGGCGTCGATGCGGCCGCACCACCTGGACCCGTCCGCCCTGCCGACGCCCTCGCTCGCGATCTCGAATGCCGCGCGCGAGGCGCTGCACCAGGCCGACGTGGTGGAGACCATGCTCATCGGCACGCTCGACGTGATCCGCAACAACGACCTGCGCCTCGCGCAGGAGCTGCGGCAGCTCGACGACACGGTGGACGAGCTCTACTCGGCCATCAAGTACTACATGACGCGGATCTCGCGCGAGGCGCTGGGCGAGGAGGAAAGCCGGCGCTGGACCGACATCATCAGCTTCACGATCAACATGGAGCAGATCGGCGACATCATCGAGCGCGTGATCATCGACATCGAGGACAAGAAGATCAAGCCGCAGCGCAACTTCTCCGAGGCCGGCATGGCGGAGATCGTCGAGCTGCACGGCCGGCTGGTCGCGAACCTGCGGCTGAGCATGAGCGTGTTCCTCAACGGCAACGTGCGCGACGCGCAGAAGCTGCTCGAGGAGAAGGCCCGCTTCCGCGACCTCGAACGCGCCTATGCCTCCACGCACCTCGACCGGCTCTCCGACCGCACCACGCTGAGCATCGAGACCAGTTCGCTGCACATCGACCTGATCAGCGACCTGAAGCGCATCAACTCGCACATCTGCTCGATCGCCTACCCGATCCTCGAATCGGCCGGCGCGCTCGCGCCGAGCCGGCTGCGCGAATCGCGCCTCGGAAAGATCGAGGGATCGTAG